From the genome of Novipirellula caenicola:
TCCGAAATCAAGGTCAACTCCCGCCACCCCGTGATGGCGGACGTTCTGCCGTAGATTGCTTATGAGTCCTGAATTCACTTCCTTGCTTTCGCAACACGTTGGCGCCTCATTCGCGAAACAAATGGCGTTCGCGGATTTGATCGGTGAACGCAATTGGGGCGTCAGCATGTCCGAAGGTGTTGCTACTTTCGGAACTGATCTTTCATTCTCCATCCAATTGCTTGGCACTGAAGCCGATGGTGACGCGTCTTGGCTCTGGGCTTGGGCAAACGAGCAAAGCAATTTGCCTTCAAGTCTTCTCCAAGCGTGTAACGAATGCAAGGACATTGGAGTTACACAACCGGTTCCGGAATTCACTGACCGCAGCTTTTCGCAGAGCATCGCCAACGGGCACATGATCGCGTTGGTTGCATTGGGGCTACATCCCAACTGCTGCTATTACCGTGGTCCGTACGATGGAGGTGCCCTCTTCTTCCTCGTTTGCGACGTCCCTAACGACGTCGTTGGTCCTGTTGCACCTGAACGCGCCGTTACCGTAATGACTGAGGTGATCTCTCAATTTGAAATCAATCACCGAGACATGGCTGATTCGTTTCTGCAGAGTCAGGGTTTCACGCTGCAACCGGCTGGCAATCGTTTACTCGCTATACGCGACAACGATTCACTCACAGTTTCCTTTGATTCAATGCAACGCATAGACAAAATCGACTGTACAATGAACTCTGCCAACGCGACTTGATCGCGGACCAGGAGAAGGCAGAACCAGGCCGTGCACCGAAGGACGGCTTGCGAGTTTTTACAAATGGAAAGTCAACGGTCCGTCCTCGGTGACGGCAATCGTTCTGCTATTGCGATTGCTTGAGCTTTAATAGTGCGTTTACAGTTCTTGTGTTTCCCCCTCCTTTGCCTGGCAGTTCTTGGCTGCGGTCAACAAGATTCTGGTGCTTCGATGAGCAGTGACAACTACATGGAATACGAGGGCCAGCGCTTTCAGACATCAAAGCCATATTCCGACTGGGATGACTTCAAGGAAGATCCGAAAAACTACCTCGAATCTGAAACGGAGAAGATGCAGGCTGCCGTCAAGTCGGTTCAGTTCTTACCAACTGCCGCGGACAGAGAGGGCGTCATGGCTCAGATGTCCGACAAACAGTTCCCAGGGTTCGGATGTGCCCAACTTGGTATCCTGCACAAAGATCAGTTGGACCAATGTGCGGCGTTCTCAATTCAGATCCCCCGCTCAAGTCAGTGCCGATACGTCGGATACGTGAATGTTGATGGACGTTTTGTTCTTGTTTCGGATTTCATTGGCCCACCGGTTCCTTCTATTGCCTACATATCGGTTTCGGATGATCATCTGAACTTCCACAACATCAAGAAGTCGTTGGTTCATCGAGATCCCATCGCCGGGCAGGATGGAGCAGAACCATGAAATGCACGGGAGAACGGGTGATGCGTTTTCTCGTCTGCTTGAAAGTCTTTCGCCCGTTCCCCGTGATTTCGACCGTTCGCCCAAAGAGGAAACGCACTTCGTGAATGCACGGCGCGTATTGACGAGAACACTTATTGTCTTCGCTGTCATGTTTGTTGGCGTCGCCATTTCTGGATATGCCATGTATCGCTCTCACGTGACGGCGAACGGGCTTGAGGTCGCGCAGAAATGGGCACGAATGTCTCCACTTCCGGAAACTGCAACCGGATTGCATGTCGAGACACGTGGGGGAC
Proteins encoded in this window:
- a CDS encoding DUF6882 domain-containing protein; this encodes MSPEFTSLLSQHVGASFAKQMAFADLIGERNWGVSMSEGVATFGTDLSFSIQLLGTEADGDASWLWAWANEQSNLPSSLLQACNECKDIGVTQPVPEFTDRSFSQSIANGHMIALVALGLHPNCCYYRGPYDGGALFFLVCDVPNDVVGPVAPERAVTVMTEVISQFEINHRDMADSFLQSQGFTLQPAGNRLLAIRDNDSLTVSFDSMQRIDKIDCTMNSANAT